From the Zonotrichia albicollis isolate bZonAlb1 chromosome Z, bZonAlb1.hap1, whole genome shotgun sequence genome, one window contains:
- the LOC141727122 gene encoding uncharacterized protein LOC141727122: MVFELTTLALNPCLLLTVLMTCGFLLPPAEPWVIPQPKINVWRALAQSLGQDSICLDTGAAEDPMSSCLVGIPFSPGEFPPAFQSALSPVLAQSLTFLPGFEPSNAWRSGVARLSPAPSEPTELHLLGSANSSICFQFEYSYAPIYEGSEVVRQTKKQYQASQWCRAVLKIMGPTSTKRTPYALPRGVFLICGDRAWAGIPSGLIGGPCTFGRLTLFTPNITQIINWKRNNITSELARSKRDLKDLTEDCDGKVTHWSHSKSVAFTILLPWLSVAKSLGELGRLECWVVKQANYTSAALYDLLKDEEITRKATLQNRAAIDFLLLLHHHHCEEFEGLYCLNLSSRAEDARHSIKKLQDLVHQVRQETSDWLGDIFKGWGLSGWASSVLKSVCKVVLSLIVFCILIVLIRSLIKGLIAKATSTTVNHAALPLEEHFELEDLSSEAGGDSDEEESTELPQERKWASELQLEESEDWQDKPQTPSF; this comes from the coding sequence ATGGTCTTCGAATTGACTACGCTGGCTCTCAATCCTTGTTTGTTGTTGACCGTACTGATGACCTGCGGATTCCTTCTGCCACCTGCGGAGCCGTGGGTCATCCCCCAGCCAAAAATCAACGTCTGGCGTGCCTTGGCCCAATCATTAGGACAGGACAGTATATGCCTCGACACCGGCGCAGCAGAGGACCCGATGTCGTCTTGCCTTGTGGGGATCCCTTTCTCCCCAGGCGAGTTCCCCCCTGCCTTCCAGTCTGCCCTTTCCCCCGTTTTGGCCCAGAGCCTAACTTTCCTCCCCGGTTTTGAACCCAGTAATGCCTGGAGAAGTGGAGTAGCTAGGCTCAGTCCTGCGCCCTCCGAGCCCACAGAACTGCATCTACTCGGTTCCGCCAACTCctcaatttgttttcagtttgaatATAGTTATGCCCCCATATATGAGGGCAGTGAGGTGGTCCGgcaaacaaagaaacaatatCAAGCGAGCCAGTGGTGCCGCGCTGTTCTAAAAATCATGGGCCCCACCTCTACCAAGCGGACCCCTTACGCCCTTCCCAGGGGGGTGTTCTTGATTTGTGGCGATCGAGCGTGGGCAGGCATCCCCTCTGGTCTGATCGGAGGGCCGTGCACATTTGGCCGGCTGACGCTGTTTACCCCCAACATCACCCAAATTATCAAttggaaaaggaataacatcACATCCGAATTGGCCAGATCtaaaagagatcttaaagatctcacTGAGGATTGTGATGGTAAAGTTACCCATTGGTCTCATTCTAAATCCGTCGCCTTTACCATTTTATTGCCATGGTTATCGGTGGCGAAATCTCTGGGTGAATTGGGCCGCCTGGAGTGTTGGGTGGTTAAACAAGCCAATTATACTTCAGCCGCGTTATACGACCTCCTTAAGGACGAGGAAATTACAAGGAAGGCAACgctccaaaacagagcagcaatagattttctactactgctccatcaccatcactgtgaggagtttgagggcCTCTACTGTCTGAACCTGTCCTCTCGGGCCGAGGACGCCAGACACTCCATCAAAAAACTCCAAGACCTCGTCCATCAGGTCAGGCAAGAGACATCAGACTGGCTGGGGGACATATTCAAGGGTTGGGGCCTTAGCGGGTGGGCCAGTTCGGTGTTAAAATCTGTTTGTAAAGTGGTTTTGAGCTTgattgtattttgcattttgatcgTACTGATCCGTAGTTTGATCAAAGGACTAATAGCTAAAGCCACTTCAACGACTGTCAATCATGCCGCACTTCCTCTGGAGGAACATTTTGAGCTGGAGGACCTCTCCTCAGAAGCCGGAGGAGATTCAGATGAAGAGGAATCCACAGAGCTGCCTCAAGAACGTAAGTGGGCTAGCGAACTCCAGCTCGAAGAAAGCGAAGATTGGCAggacaagccgcagacaccttccttttga